From a single Hippoglossus stenolepis isolate QCI-W04-F060 chromosome 2, HSTE1.2, whole genome shotgun sequence genomic region:
- the LOC118117424 gene encoding zinc finger protein Aiolos isoform X3: MRSQEEEEEKEDSVYSENGIQCVEGGMDLCAIKTEAEEMEDNEQYLKAEKEKQIVPKEEAEGASEDGMEEGLDEERTEDDNDEEREGDGDEECDTLNEPQDLSLVDYSRYDSAALQDAHAEADAAEGPRIQATGKLNCDICGLSCVSINVLLVHKRSHTGERPFHCTQCGASFTQKGNLLRHIKLHSGEKPFKCPMCSYACRRRDALSGHLRTHSVEKPFKCNHCSRSYKQRSSLEEHRERCHVYIQSKGPAEREDSHTSRNQMGTERALLLDRLASNVAKRKSSMPQKFTGDNGVCLDLSFNRELVHQTDVKDPPGGSPGPDGQHQQQPILTGPDGDAAPSHRPYPIPLGRNDINHLGLTNGHKMGMSLLGLHHTAQPPLCMDSFHNDSSQMSQPVMYSLGHLLGGLNRQNGVPHPHAQSIPLSPLEALRVARAEGEAGTGAAYPCSHCRVIFLDYVMFTIHMGCHGFRDPLECNVCGHRSQDRYEFSSHIARGEHRLELK, translated from the exons ATGAGGTcccaggaagaggaagaagagaaggaggacaGCGTTTACAGTGAAAATGGGATACAGTGCGTGGAAGGTGGGATGGATCTGT GTGCGATAAAAACTGAGGCAGAGGAAATGGAAGATAACGAGCAGTATCTCAaggctgaaaaagaaaaacagattgtaccaaaagaggaagcagaggggGCCAGTGAGGACGGCATGGAGGAAGGACTTGATGAGGAAAGGACAGAGGACGACAAtgatgaggagagggagggggacgGGGATGAAGAGTGTGATACCCTGAATGAGCCGCAGGACCTGTCACTGGTGGACTACTCACGTTACGACAGCGCGGCCCTGCAAGACGCCCACGCAGAAGCAGACGCTGCAGAGGGGCCCCGCATTCAGGCAACAGGCAAGCTCAACTGTGACATCTGTGGCCTGTCCTGCGTCAGCATCAACGTGCTGCTGGTGCACAAACGCAGCCACACGG gTGAGAGACCATTCCACTGCACTCAGTGCGGGGCCTCCTTCACCCAGAAGGGAAACCTGCTTCGCCACATCAAACTGCACTCCGGGGAGAAGCCTTTCAAATGCCCCATGTGCAGCTACGCCTGCCGCCGACGCGACGCTCTGAGCGGGCATCTGCGCACCCATTCTG TGGAAAAGCCCTTTAAGTGCAACCACTGCAGTCGCAGCTACAAGCAGCGAAGCTCCCTTGAAGAACACAGAGAAAGGTGCCATGTGTACATTCAGAGCAAAGGCCCCGCTGAGAGAG AGGACAGCCACACATCCAGGAATCAGATGGGCACCGAGCGTGCTCTGCTGCTCGACAGGCTCGCCAGCAACGTTGCCAAACGAAAGAGTTCGATGCCACAGAAGTTCACCG GCGACAATGGTGTCTGCCTGGACCTGAGCTTTAACAGGGAGCTGGTCCACCAAACTGATGTCAAGGACCCCCCGGGAGGATCTCCGGGGCCCGACGGCCAACATCAGCAACAACCAATCCTCACAGGCCCAGACGGCGACGCGGCTCCCTCCCACAGGCCCTACCCCATCCCATTAGGTCGCAATGACATCAACCATCTGGGCCTCACCAACGGCCATAAGATGGGCATGTCACTCCTGGGCCTCCATCACACCGCCCAGCCACCCCTTTGCATGGACTCATTCCACAATGACAGCTCCCAAATGTCCCAGCCCGTCATGTACAGCTTAGGACACCTGCTGGGGGGGCTGAACCGCCAGAACGGCGTCCCTCACCCACATGCCCAGTCCATCCCCTTGTCACCACTGGAGGCTTTGCGAGTGGCCCGGGCTGAGGGGGAGGCAGGAACGGGGGCAGCTTACCCCTGCAGCCACTGCAGGGTGATTTTCCTGGACTATGTCATGTTCACCATCCATATGGGATGCCACGGCTTCCGCGACCCGCTTGAGTGCAATGTGTGTGGCCACCGCAGCCAGGACCGTTACGAGTTCTCTTCACACATAGCCCGTGGCGAGCACCGCTTAGAATTGAAGTAA
- the LOC118117424 gene encoding zinc finger protein Aiolos isoform X2, protein MNTDKHPEFASQEGDRMDFCSDAADMRSQEEEEEKEDSVYSENGIQCVEGAIKTEAEEMEDNEQYLKAEKEKQIVPKEEAEGASEDGMEEGLDEERTEDDNDEEREGDGDEECDTLNEPQDLSLVDYSRYDSAALQDAHAEADAAEGPRIQATGKLNCDICGLSCVSINVLLVHKRSHTGERPFHCTQCGASFTQKGNLLRHIKLHSGEKPFKCPMCSYACRRRDALSGHLRTHSVEKPFKCNHCSRSYKQRSSLEEHRERCHVYIQSKGPAEREDSHTSRNQMGTERALLLDRLASNVAKRKSSMPQKFTGDNGVCLDLSFNRELVHQTDVKDPPGGSPGPDGQHQQQPILTGPDGDAAPSHRPYPIPLGRNDINHLGLTNGHKMGMSLLGLHHTAQPPLCMDSFHNDSSQMSQPVMYSLGHLLGGLNRQNGVPHPHAQSIPLSPLEALRVARAEGEAGTGAAYPCSHCRVIFLDYVMFTIHMGCHGFRDPLECNVCGHRSQDRYEFSSHIARGEHRLELK, encoded by the exons acttttgCAGTGATGCTGCAGATATGAGGTcccaggaagaggaagaagagaaggaggacaGCGTTTACAGTGAAAATGGGATACAGTGCGTGGAAG GTGCGATAAAAACTGAGGCAGAGGAAATGGAAGATAACGAGCAGTATCTCAaggctgaaaaagaaaaacagattgtaccaaaagaggaagcagaggggGCCAGTGAGGACGGCATGGAGGAAGGACTTGATGAGGAAAGGACAGAGGACGACAAtgatgaggagagggagggggacgGGGATGAAGAGTGTGATACCCTGAATGAGCCGCAGGACCTGTCACTGGTGGACTACTCACGTTACGACAGCGCGGCCCTGCAAGACGCCCACGCAGAAGCAGACGCTGCAGAGGGGCCCCGCATTCAGGCAACAGGCAAGCTCAACTGTGACATCTGTGGCCTGTCCTGCGTCAGCATCAACGTGCTGCTGGTGCACAAACGCAGCCACACGG gTGAGAGACCATTCCACTGCACTCAGTGCGGGGCCTCCTTCACCCAGAAGGGAAACCTGCTTCGCCACATCAAACTGCACTCCGGGGAGAAGCCTTTCAAATGCCCCATGTGCAGCTACGCCTGCCGCCGACGCGACGCTCTGAGCGGGCATCTGCGCACCCATTCTG TGGAAAAGCCCTTTAAGTGCAACCACTGCAGTCGCAGCTACAAGCAGCGAAGCTCCCTTGAAGAACACAGAGAAAGGTGCCATGTGTACATTCAGAGCAAAGGCCCCGCTGAGAGAG AGGACAGCCACACATCCAGGAATCAGATGGGCACCGAGCGTGCTCTGCTGCTCGACAGGCTCGCCAGCAACGTTGCCAAACGAAAGAGTTCGATGCCACAGAAGTTCACCG GCGACAATGGTGTCTGCCTGGACCTGAGCTTTAACAGGGAGCTGGTCCACCAAACTGATGTCAAGGACCCCCCGGGAGGATCTCCGGGGCCCGACGGCCAACATCAGCAACAACCAATCCTCACAGGCCCAGACGGCGACGCGGCTCCCTCCCACAGGCCCTACCCCATCCCATTAGGTCGCAATGACATCAACCATCTGGGCCTCACCAACGGCCATAAGATGGGCATGTCACTCCTGGGCCTCCATCACACCGCCCAGCCACCCCTTTGCATGGACTCATTCCACAATGACAGCTCCCAAATGTCCCAGCCCGTCATGTACAGCTTAGGACACCTGCTGGGGGGGCTGAACCGCCAGAACGGCGTCCCTCACCCACATGCCCAGTCCATCCCCTTGTCACCACTGGAGGCTTTGCGAGTGGCCCGGGCTGAGGGGGAGGCAGGAACGGGGGCAGCTTACCCCTGCAGCCACTGCAGGGTGATTTTCCTGGACTATGTCATGTTCACCATCCATATGGGATGCCACGGCTTCCGCGACCCGCTTGAGTGCAATGTGTGTGGCCACCGCAGCCAGGACCGTTACGAGTTCTCTTCACACATAGCCCGTGGCGAGCACCGCTTAGAATTGAAGTAA
- the LOC118117424 gene encoding zinc finger protein Aiolos isoform X1: protein MNTDKHPEFASQEGDRMDFCSDAADMRSQEEEEEKEDSVYSENGIQCVEGGMDLCAIKTEAEEMEDNEQYLKAEKEKQIVPKEEAEGASEDGMEEGLDEERTEDDNDEEREGDGDEECDTLNEPQDLSLVDYSRYDSAALQDAHAEADAAEGPRIQATGKLNCDICGLSCVSINVLLVHKRSHTGERPFHCTQCGASFTQKGNLLRHIKLHSGEKPFKCPMCSYACRRRDALSGHLRTHSVEKPFKCNHCSRSYKQRSSLEEHRERCHVYIQSKGPAEREDSHTSRNQMGTERALLLDRLASNVAKRKSSMPQKFTGDNGVCLDLSFNRELVHQTDVKDPPGGSPGPDGQHQQQPILTGPDGDAAPSHRPYPIPLGRNDINHLGLTNGHKMGMSLLGLHHTAQPPLCMDSFHNDSSQMSQPVMYSLGHLLGGLNRQNGVPHPHAQSIPLSPLEALRVARAEGEAGTGAAYPCSHCRVIFLDYVMFTIHMGCHGFRDPLECNVCGHRSQDRYEFSSHIARGEHRLELK from the exons acttttgCAGTGATGCTGCAGATATGAGGTcccaggaagaggaagaagagaaggaggacaGCGTTTACAGTGAAAATGGGATACAGTGCGTGGAAGGTGGGATGGATCTGT GTGCGATAAAAACTGAGGCAGAGGAAATGGAAGATAACGAGCAGTATCTCAaggctgaaaaagaaaaacagattgtaccaaaagaggaagcagaggggGCCAGTGAGGACGGCATGGAGGAAGGACTTGATGAGGAAAGGACAGAGGACGACAAtgatgaggagagggagggggacgGGGATGAAGAGTGTGATACCCTGAATGAGCCGCAGGACCTGTCACTGGTGGACTACTCACGTTACGACAGCGCGGCCCTGCAAGACGCCCACGCAGAAGCAGACGCTGCAGAGGGGCCCCGCATTCAGGCAACAGGCAAGCTCAACTGTGACATCTGTGGCCTGTCCTGCGTCAGCATCAACGTGCTGCTGGTGCACAAACGCAGCCACACGG gTGAGAGACCATTCCACTGCACTCAGTGCGGGGCCTCCTTCACCCAGAAGGGAAACCTGCTTCGCCACATCAAACTGCACTCCGGGGAGAAGCCTTTCAAATGCCCCATGTGCAGCTACGCCTGCCGCCGACGCGACGCTCTGAGCGGGCATCTGCGCACCCATTCTG TGGAAAAGCCCTTTAAGTGCAACCACTGCAGTCGCAGCTACAAGCAGCGAAGCTCCCTTGAAGAACACAGAGAAAGGTGCCATGTGTACATTCAGAGCAAAGGCCCCGCTGAGAGAG AGGACAGCCACACATCCAGGAATCAGATGGGCACCGAGCGTGCTCTGCTGCTCGACAGGCTCGCCAGCAACGTTGCCAAACGAAAGAGTTCGATGCCACAGAAGTTCACCG GCGACAATGGTGTCTGCCTGGACCTGAGCTTTAACAGGGAGCTGGTCCACCAAACTGATGTCAAGGACCCCCCGGGAGGATCTCCGGGGCCCGACGGCCAACATCAGCAACAACCAATCCTCACAGGCCCAGACGGCGACGCGGCTCCCTCCCACAGGCCCTACCCCATCCCATTAGGTCGCAATGACATCAACCATCTGGGCCTCACCAACGGCCATAAGATGGGCATGTCACTCCTGGGCCTCCATCACACCGCCCAGCCACCCCTTTGCATGGACTCATTCCACAATGACAGCTCCCAAATGTCCCAGCCCGTCATGTACAGCTTAGGACACCTGCTGGGGGGGCTGAACCGCCAGAACGGCGTCCCTCACCCACATGCCCAGTCCATCCCCTTGTCACCACTGGAGGCTTTGCGAGTGGCCCGGGCTGAGGGGGAGGCAGGAACGGGGGCAGCTTACCCCTGCAGCCACTGCAGGGTGATTTTCCTGGACTATGTCATGTTCACCATCCATATGGGATGCCACGGCTTCCGCGACCCGCTTGAGTGCAATGTGTGTGGCCACCGCAGCCAGGACCGTTACGAGTTCTCTTCACACATAGCCCGTGGCGAGCACCGCTTAGAATTGAAGTAA
- the LOC118117424 gene encoding zinc finger protein Aiolos isoform X4: MRSQEEEEEKEDSVYSENGIQCVEGAIKTEAEEMEDNEQYLKAEKEKQIVPKEEAEGASEDGMEEGLDEERTEDDNDEEREGDGDEECDTLNEPQDLSLVDYSRYDSAALQDAHAEADAAEGPRIQATGKLNCDICGLSCVSINVLLVHKRSHTGERPFHCTQCGASFTQKGNLLRHIKLHSGEKPFKCPMCSYACRRRDALSGHLRTHSVEKPFKCNHCSRSYKQRSSLEEHRERCHVYIQSKGPAEREDSHTSRNQMGTERALLLDRLASNVAKRKSSMPQKFTGDNGVCLDLSFNRELVHQTDVKDPPGGSPGPDGQHQQQPILTGPDGDAAPSHRPYPIPLGRNDINHLGLTNGHKMGMSLLGLHHTAQPPLCMDSFHNDSSQMSQPVMYSLGHLLGGLNRQNGVPHPHAQSIPLSPLEALRVARAEGEAGTGAAYPCSHCRVIFLDYVMFTIHMGCHGFRDPLECNVCGHRSQDRYEFSSHIARGEHRLELK; the protein is encoded by the exons ATGAGGTcccaggaagaggaagaagagaaggaggacaGCGTTTACAGTGAAAATGGGATACAGTGCGTGGAAG GTGCGATAAAAACTGAGGCAGAGGAAATGGAAGATAACGAGCAGTATCTCAaggctgaaaaagaaaaacagattgtaccaaaagaggaagcagaggggGCCAGTGAGGACGGCATGGAGGAAGGACTTGATGAGGAAAGGACAGAGGACGACAAtgatgaggagagggagggggacgGGGATGAAGAGTGTGATACCCTGAATGAGCCGCAGGACCTGTCACTGGTGGACTACTCACGTTACGACAGCGCGGCCCTGCAAGACGCCCACGCAGAAGCAGACGCTGCAGAGGGGCCCCGCATTCAGGCAACAGGCAAGCTCAACTGTGACATCTGTGGCCTGTCCTGCGTCAGCATCAACGTGCTGCTGGTGCACAAACGCAGCCACACGG gTGAGAGACCATTCCACTGCACTCAGTGCGGGGCCTCCTTCACCCAGAAGGGAAACCTGCTTCGCCACATCAAACTGCACTCCGGGGAGAAGCCTTTCAAATGCCCCATGTGCAGCTACGCCTGCCGCCGACGCGACGCTCTGAGCGGGCATCTGCGCACCCATTCTG TGGAAAAGCCCTTTAAGTGCAACCACTGCAGTCGCAGCTACAAGCAGCGAAGCTCCCTTGAAGAACACAGAGAAAGGTGCCATGTGTACATTCAGAGCAAAGGCCCCGCTGAGAGAG AGGACAGCCACACATCCAGGAATCAGATGGGCACCGAGCGTGCTCTGCTGCTCGACAGGCTCGCCAGCAACGTTGCCAAACGAAAGAGTTCGATGCCACAGAAGTTCACCG GCGACAATGGTGTCTGCCTGGACCTGAGCTTTAACAGGGAGCTGGTCCACCAAACTGATGTCAAGGACCCCCCGGGAGGATCTCCGGGGCCCGACGGCCAACATCAGCAACAACCAATCCTCACAGGCCCAGACGGCGACGCGGCTCCCTCCCACAGGCCCTACCCCATCCCATTAGGTCGCAATGACATCAACCATCTGGGCCTCACCAACGGCCATAAGATGGGCATGTCACTCCTGGGCCTCCATCACACCGCCCAGCCACCCCTTTGCATGGACTCATTCCACAATGACAGCTCCCAAATGTCCCAGCCCGTCATGTACAGCTTAGGACACCTGCTGGGGGGGCTGAACCGCCAGAACGGCGTCCCTCACCCACATGCCCAGTCCATCCCCTTGTCACCACTGGAGGCTTTGCGAGTGGCCCGGGCTGAGGGGGAGGCAGGAACGGGGGCAGCTTACCCCTGCAGCCACTGCAGGGTGATTTTCCTGGACTATGTCATGTTCACCATCCATATGGGATGCCACGGCTTCCGCGACCCGCTTGAGTGCAATGTGTGTGGCCACCGCAGCCAGGACCGTTACGAGTTCTCTTCACACATAGCCCGTGGCGAGCACCGCTTAGAATTGAAGTAA